The Canis lupus dingo isolate Sandy chromosome 11, ASM325472v2, whole genome shotgun sequence genome includes a region encoding these proteins:
- the SRFBP1 gene encoding serum response factor-binding protein 1 isoform X5, with product MKELKPDIVTKSALGDDINFEKVCKKPDSTATERAVARLAMHPLLKKKIDVLKAAVKAFKDARQNVVEVKSSENASEENHSKDTLCSNDDASKLQHEGTIISEQKEKEAKILAKKPVNSKEKRTKMEQGPNAIDIPNTPSKPSERAGIVPSDPRKTPADPKMKTLSKTKKGKESNSLLGGNSDGEELQEEEKEYFDDSTEERFYKQSSMSEDSDSGDDFFIGKVRRTRKKESNCHFSVKEQTPPKKVLLPEEDKHETHQSIRNDITKPSVELRKFESIFFHSLSGSKGSRRNSREQAPKSKTPGFQQNEPQLKNLFNRSAQRGFESSKQQSQLPLHPSWEASRRRKEQQSKIAVFQGKKIIFDD from the exons gaattAAAACCTGATATAGTAACTAAATCTGCTCTTGGTGATGATATCAACTTTGAAAAAGTCTGCAAAAAG CCTGATTCTACTGCAACTGAAAGAGCAGTTGCCAGACTAGCTATGCATCctcttctgaagaaaaaaatagatgtgctAAAAG CTGCTGTCAAAGCCTTTAAAGATGCAAGACAAAATGTTGTTGAAGTTAAATCATCAGAGAATGCTTCAGAAGAAAATCATTCCAAGGACACTTTGTGTTCAAATGATGATGCCAGTAAGTTACAGCATGAAGGAACTATTATCagtgaacagaaagaaaaagaagccaaaatattGGCAAAGAAACCagtaaattcaaaagaaaaaagaaccaagatgGAACAGGGACCCAATGCTATAGACATTCCAAATACTCCATCAAAGCCTTCTGAAAGGGCTGGTATAGTTCCTTCTGATCCCCGGAAGACACCTGCTGACCCAAAAATGAAAAccttaagtaaaacaaaaaaaggaaaggagtccAATAGCTTACTTGGTGGAAACAGTGATGGAGAAGAattacaagaagaagaaaaagagtatttTGATGATAGCACAGAAGAAAGGTTTTACAAACAATCTTCCATGTCTGAGGACAGTGACAGTGGTGATGACTTCTTCATTGGGAAAGTCAGGCGGACACGAAAGAAGGAAAGTAATTGCCATTTTTCAGTTAAGGAacaaaccccccccaaaaaagtgttGTTACCGGAGGAAGATAAACATGAAACTCATCAGAGTATAAGAAATGACATAACCAAGCCAAGCGTGGAATTAAGGAAGTTTGAgtctatatttttccattctttatctGGATCTAAAGGCTCTAGAAG aaattCCAGAGAACAGGCTCCAAAAAGCAAAACCCCAG GTTTTCAGCAAAATGAACCTCAACTCAAGAATCTGTTTAATAGGAGCGCACAAAGAGGATTTGAAAGTTCAAAACAGCAATCACAGCTGCCTCTTCATCCTTCATGGGAAGCaagcaggaggagaaaagaaCAGCAATCTAAAATTGCTGtgtttcaggggaaaaaaattatatttgatgatTGA